The genomic interval AATACTGAACAGTTCTACTATCTTTTTCATATTTTTTTGCAATTTGTTCTACTGAATAATCAAAACACAGTAAATTTAAATATGATTCCGCCAAATCTACAGGACTCAAATTCTTCCTTAATATATTCTCGTCTAAACTTCTTATTAAAGAATCACTAGAATTTGTATGAGATTTAAGTAGGCATGGAACTTTTTCCAAACCAATTTGCTTTGCAATTGTTAATCGACGTTGTCCTGAAACACATATAAGCCTCAAATCAGGATCTCTTTTAACTTCAACTACCAAATTTTGAAGAATACCCTCACTTTTGATACTTTCAGCTAATTGTAAAAACTCATGGCTATTATTATCCAATGTTTTTCTACAGTTTTCTTCTATGACTATATCTTCAGTTGGAATAAGGGCTGTTTTTCCAAAATATTGCTCTATATTTTGGTATTTTTCTTGCTCACGGGAAGTTTTATCTTTTTCAAGACGTTGAATTATTTGTTCATGCTTAGAATTAATCGCAGATTGAATATTACTCATAGGCTAATCCCTTACTTTTTGCGAACGCGTTCGCAATTCTATCGATCCCTTACTTTTTGCGAACGCGTTCGCAATTCTATCGATCCCTTACTTTTTGCGAACGCGTTCGCAATTCTATCGATCCCTTACTTTTTGCGAACGCGTTCGCAATTCTATCGATTAAAATTCAATACTTGCTTCAACTTCATCAGAAATTTTATTTACTAATTCCATATTGGGGAGTGGTACTCTTCCCATTCTTTTCCCTTTTAAACTTGGCAATAATTCACCAGCAAGAGCACAATATGCATTTGAAATAATGGAATTTGGTTTCCATGTGACGACAGGTTGACTTGCAACGCTCGCTGCAGGGATCGAAGCTGAATTAGGAATTAAAGTTTCACAGACAGGAAAATTAGCAGCTTTTGCTAATTCTCTAATTTTTTCAACAAATTTTGGATGTGTTGCAAAAGATTTATCATATCTACATATGATTGCACCTAAATTAAATAATAATGGATTTAAATATTTTCTTATTTTTTCAGCAGAATGAACCATATCTACTAAGCCTTTAGCACTTTCAGGATCAGGAAAAACTGGCATTAAGTAATAATGTGCGGAAGTCATTGCAGACATGTACAAGCAGTCTAAAGTTGGATGAGTATCTATAATTACGATATCGTATTTTTCAAAAACAAAATCTGACAGTATTGGCTTTAATAGTAAATGTTGATGAACCTGACCAGTCATTTGAACAACTGCATCTGTCAATTCACGTGTACCAGCTAAAACATCTATATTTGCTGATACTGGAGATTTTAAAAAAACATCTTCACATGGGATTTCTTTTAAAATTGCTTTTGCTAAATTCTTTTTTTCAGCATCAGACGGATTAATTCCTAATATATCTGTAGCATTGCCTTGGTAATCGGAATCAATTACTAATACACTTTTACCTAAGCTAGAAAAAGCAGCAGCTAAATTTACAACAGTAGTTGTTTTAGCAACTCCACCTTTTTGATTTGCTATACAAATGATATTTGTTTTTTTTGACATTTCTTATCTCCTAAAAAGAAACAGAGACTAAATTGACTCTACGTCTAGCTCAGACCTGAGTCAAGGTGTCAAAAAATAAATACAGATTTTCAGATATTTTTTCAGAAGATCCTGCAATTTTTTTTGACATAATAAAATTTGATTAAATTTTTAGCATACTCCTCTAGATTTAAAAGATACTCCGGATAAGTACAATTATCCTGCCAATCGATTGAATTTCTGTTACCTTTAGCAACGCATAAAGAAACAGAGATGTTTCCTTGAGGCTTGAAATCAAAGGCACAATTTTATTCTGCATGATATTTAAGCTCATGCGCGAGCACAGGGAAAATTGGCAGGATAATTTTTAGAAGGACATTCACCTATGAAGTTAGAAAATATTTTAGAGCTCTTTCTAAAGAACTTGCATACAAAAGGTGCATCTCCCCATACTATAAAAGCGTATAAACTCGATCTATTAGATTACTTAAAACATTTAAAAGAAAACGAGTGCTCCGAGGAAGCAGCTTCTCTCTATAGTTTAGTTGTCGATGCCACAAGTATTGAGTTTAAAAGTTATAAGGAATACTTGGGTCAATCTTCTCCTGCCACCATTCAAAGAAAGTTTATTACATTAAGGCGTTTTCTGAGTTGGTGCCTAAAAGAGGGTTTTAGAAAAAATCCTGTGCCTGAGCCTCCGAAACTTCCCAGCTCCCAACCCCTTGCCCCACGCTGGCTCAAGCGAAATGAGCTCAATTCCTTATTTCGGCTTGTGGAAAAACAAGGCAACAAAAGAAATGAAGCCATTGTCCAATTGCTTTTTCATACGGGACTCAGAGTTTCAGAGCTTGTTTCCTTAACTTGGGAAGATATTCACATAGGTCGCTATGAAGGACTGCTCACGGTTAAATGCGGGAAAGGTCAGAAAAAGAGGTTTGTTCCTTTAAATGCAACGGCGCGTAAAGTTCTTCTTGAACTCAAAGACGTTTCAAGTCAAAAAGAAGCAAAGGATTTTCTCTTTCACGGAAAAAGAGGACCTCTTAATGAAAATGGGGTCTTGAAACTTTTTTACACCTTAAGCAGTTCATTAAGTATGGATACAAAAAACAAAATCACCCCCCACCGCTTAAGACATACATTCTGCAAAACGCTTCTCGATAAAAAAGAATCCATTGAAAAAGTCTCGACCCTTGCCGGTCACTCTTCGCTTTCCACTACACAAAAATACATCACCCCTTCGATTGAAGACCTCAAACTTTCAGTCGATAGCCTCATGGATTAAAAGCCGCTTATATTTTTGTTATGGACAATTTGATTTCCCATTGACTCAGTATGGGCAGTTTACTATACTAAAGTATAGTAGATTTATGCCGAAAGGATCTTGTGATGTGGGAAATTGAGTTTTTTGAGGATAAAAGAGGCAAAAAGCCCGTACAGGATTGGTTCGCAAAACTTGCAAAACCTGACCAAAAAGAAATTGCTAAATGACTCGGTTTGCTTGAGATTTTTGGGTACGAATTGGCATTGCCACACGCTAAAAACTTAGGAGGGGGAATTTATGAGTTACGCGCTAAATCAAAAGGAGCTGGCTACCGTATCTATTACACCTTTAAAAATGACAAAATCATTATTTTATTAGTCGCAGGAGATAAGTCTACCCAACAAAGGGATATAGAAAAGGCAAGAAATTTAAAGGAGAGTTTATGAAAAATAGCAACAACTGGAGAGAAATCAGAAAAAATTATTTCACTCAAAAAGAACTGCATGAAATTGATCATGAAGTCGCGAAAGAAGCTGCTATTCTTAAAAAACTTCAAGATTCAATCTCAAAAGAAGTCGCTGCATTTATGGCTAAAAAAAATATCGGCTTTAATGAATTCATGCTTTTAATGCACTCAAACCCAAGACAAATGTCTAAAATTGTAAAAGGCGATTGCAATTTAACCATGCTTTCCATTGCTGAATTAGCCACAGTCATGGGCAAAAATGTTAAAATCGTGTTTGAATAAATTAAAGAAAAAATATATGGCTGCTTACCTATTAGAGGGGCACTGCGCTCCTAAACAGAGGAAGCTGCTCACTTTTTCAGTGAGGAAGGCATCACTGTATTCATTCTAAGGTGCTTTAGCTATAGCGATATCTATAGGTTGGCCAAATTCATAAGAAGCATCAGCACATTCTGTTAATTCACCAGATTTATTTATGCTACAGATACTTACTTTTTCACTTCCAAAATTCATAACATAAGCCTTTCCATTGTTGATAATGATACCTTCTGGGTAACTAAAATTATGTGAAGTGTCAGTACATTTTGTTAATTTACCAGATTTATTTATGCTACAGATACTTATTTTACCTTCATAATTTGATACATAAGCCTTTCTATTTTTAATTGCAATACCATTAGGGCTACTAAATGTATGATTATCGTCAGTACAGTTTTCTAAATTTCCAGCTTCATTTATACTACAAATAGTTACTTTTTTACTTCCATAATTTGAAACATAAATCTTTCTATTTTTAATAGCAATACCATAAGGTCTGCTAAATGTATGATTATCGTCAGTACAGTTTTCTAAATTTCCAGCTTCGTTTATACTACAAATAGTTACTTTATTACTTTCATAATTTGAAACATAAATTTTTCCTTTGTGAATAGCAAGATCAACAGGGCTACTAAATACATGATTATTGTCAGAACAGTTTTCTAAATTTCCAGCTTCGCTTATACTACAAATAGTTACTTTTTTACTTCCATAATTTGAAACATAAATCTTTCTATTTTTAATAGCAATACCACCAGGTCTACTAAATGTATGATTATCGTCAGAACAGTTTTCTAAATTTCCAGCTTCGTTTATACTACAAAGAGTTACTTTACTGTTTTTAGCGTTTGTCACATAAGCATAAGTTTGTTTTTGCACTGTTTCTACAAGTCCCAGCTCTAGCTTTACAGGGTCGCTGTTATTTGAATTTGAAGGAGTTTGGGTTTTGATGCCTTTATAATCTTCTTTGCAGCTGTGAAGTGCTACTGCTAAAAATCCTATATATAATAAATTTTTATATATCATTAAAAACCTCAATTTTTATATTTTTTAATAATAACTAAAAAATCAATAAAACAATTAAAACTCTTAATAACTATTAATAGCACAAATATCAAGCATTATTTTGTTAGTAACATTAACTCTTTAATTTCAGTTATTTACTGGCCTTTTTTAAAGAAACGTACGCACTCGTAAAAGAAAGGATGATTCCCAACGTTTACTCAGCATTATTGTAAAATATCTTTCGATAGTGAATCACTCACCCCTAAAGGGAGCTACCTTATGTGGGATGAAGCTTTATAAAATGCATAAAAATCTATATTGAAGTGGCATATAAATCATTTGCTGCTGATGAACGAATGTTAGAAGCCTGTTGTTCAAGTTCATCTGAAAAATTCAAATTGCGCTCGATAATATCTGAAAATCCATTTGTCGGGCTCATATACCCTTCTCCTGAACCACTTGCATATGAGTTTGAATCATGTTGAGTATTTGCTGAAGTGTCTGCAAATAAATCTAATCCACGGTTTGTAAGACTTTGTATTTTATATGCTGTTGAAGCAATCTGATTCACTAAAGGTCCATAGCGCATAATTGTACCAATATGAGGAATACCTAATTTCACAGAAGTATAAACAGTTTTTGCATATGACATTGAAAAAGAAACTGGTAAATTCCCAGAACGATATAAATCAACTTTCGCCATTCTATTTAAATCGTATACTTTTGTCCGTCCAAGAGCTGTTTTTGCAACTCCTCTCGCACTGCTTCCCACTGACAAGACTGCCGAAGCCACCCCAAACGAAAATGCAGCAATATTGAGGTTGCGAATATGATTCGAATTGTCTGAACCATATTTTTTATCAACCATCGAAATACCTTCAGCTGCCACATCTAATGTCGAAGCGACAACCCCAAGTCCTGCACCAATCGCTCCCACCACAGCAAGAATAGAAAGTGAAGCCCCACCTGTTGGCACTGCTGCAGCAATAGCTATACCTAAAATCACTAAACTCACAGCAAGACCCAGTACTTTTTTAAACATACTCCAAAACAATCCGCTTGGATCTTGATTATTAATTGGATCTCCATTGCAATATGAATACGAATTCAATCCCCCTTTGCCAAAGGGGCTTAATGGATCGGGAGAAAGAAAAACCATTAATTCTGGACTATAGGCTCGCTGACCGTTCCCTAGATGATATAAATTCGTGATCGGATCGAGTCTTGAACCATTAAACCCAATGTTATGGCGTTTGATAAGAGGTTCAGTAGAATCTGCTTTGTTATTATTGCATTCACCATAGGGTGTATAAAGTCTTAAAGAATTATCCACTGTATTTGTCGATATTACTTTCTTAACACTCCCCGCATCATCTAAAATATTTATTTCAGATGATGATTCTCCAGATTGTTCAATTTTTCTTCCCAATATTTTATTATTATCAATTAGGTACCTTAATTTACTGCTTCCTTGGGTCTCACCTATGAGCTGATTATTGAAATAATGCAAATGTAAAGGATCTTGGTTTACTACAATTTGACTTATTTGCCGTCCTTGAGCATCATATCGGTATTCACAAAGTCTATTTCCTGCGAGTGACGTGGAAATCATCCTCTCAAGACCATCATACTGAAACTCATGCCCCTTATGATCTGATAAAAGATTACCAGAAGCATCATATTGCAAAACATGCTGACTGAAAGGATTGGAATAAGATACTTGGACAAGCTGAGTTGGGTTTTCCTGGCTAAAAGTCCGTGTGCATATATTTTCGCTATTATCCATAAATTGAGTTTTAACACTTGTTATATTATCTAAAGAATCAAAAGTGAAATCTTGTTTCTTTATTTTGCGCCCATGTGAATCAAGAGGAAATTCTGCTCCATTACATTGATAAGAAATCAATCGTCTATAAGCATCGTAATAAAAAATCTCATCACATAATGTATTCCCCCGAGCATCCCCAATTTTTCTCTGAGAAATTTGTCCATTCGGATAGTAAGAAAGAGAAATTGTTTGTAATAAAGCTCCATCGCGTCGCAAACTTCGGATGGATTCTCGGCCAAAATTATCGAATGAAAGTGTCGTTTCAACTTGGAAATGACCTTCATGGACTGTCACTCTATTCATACGTCCTAAATTGTCATAATAACAAAACACATTAAAATTATTTGCGCTTATTTTTTCCAATCGACCATAATTATCGTAGACTCGATTTTCTGTATCACCCAAAGACGATTCAAAACGTAACAATCTACCTGCAGGTGAATAAACATATCCAGATTCATAATTACGCCCATTTAAACTAATAATTTCCTTACTTGGGCGTTGCCAATCATCGTATTCAATATGACGAGTAGAATTTATATTTTGTGCCTTTGTCATATTTCCAGAAATAGTATGATACTCAAAGTTGGTAGATTGGTTTTCGATTTCAAAACGACTCAACGCAGAAAGCTCAAGATTATAATTTAAATTTTTCCAATAACCACGTGGTGAAAGTGAAGCAGTAGGAAGAAAAGAATCTGCAGAATATTCAAAGCGTGATGTTTGCCCGCCTCCTTTATTTTCAGTGATCAATCTTCCAATTCCATCGTATGTGCGTGTGCCAACGACTTTATTATCTACACTAACCCTTTTTGCAAGTGAGGAAGTGGTATATTCGACAAATTCAGATTTAATCGTTCGTGCTGGTGCGCTGTTATTTGCTGGAATTGTTTGAGCTTGAATAAGTCGATCAAATATATCATATGTATAATAAACTGTGTGACCATTTATATCTTTATCTGATTTGCATCTTCCTAAACCATCATATGTTCGAACTTGGGTTTGTATTCTTTCATTATTTGTACCAATTTCTGTTACTTTTTCGATTTGTCCAAATTTATTAAAATGTGTTTCTGTTCTATTTCCTCCAAGAACTCCTTCTGTTTTTGTATTCTCAAGAGGATTTTCTTCCGAAATGTAAGCAGATCCGTCAGGATTTCTTATATGACTGAGTTTACCCCATGAGTTATATGTATATTGTGTTGATAATTTCACATCTCGCACATTGAAATTATCTATAATAACTTCTTCAATCAATTGATCCAGTCGATTATAATGCAAAGTTTTAACAATTTTATCTGAATTATTATTTTGCAACTCAGCCAAAGAAATAGGACGCCCCAGACCATCATAACGAGTTACAGTTCTTTTACCCAAAGCATCAGTAGAAATAAGTTTTGCAGGTTCATTTGCAGAGGCAAATTGATAGGAATAAAAACGTTTGGCTTCATATGCTGTTCCAGGCGAAACTACTTCAGATATTATACGACCGTGTATATCATACTCCATAACAATAGTAGATGTTTTATCTGCTTTTTGTATAGATTTCAAACGATTTGTCATTAGAGATAAATGGCGAGTGGATTCAGACCAAGTACCATCACTCACTGATACTCTTCTTGTTTCCGTTAAGTTATCCCCATTAAAACTATAAGAAAACTGAGTTGTAGAAATTTGATTATTCATGCGCAGAATAGAGGTTTTCAATCTTCCATGTAAAGATAAATTGCTTTTCATATCATTATAAATAAATTCTGTTGTCACTATATTATTAACAATTTCTTTATTGCGTATCACAAAATATTCTTTTGATCCATTAATTGCCAGCTTCGCATATGTATGATTAGTTGTTTTTGTCGGTCCATCATTATTTACCGGAATTATCATTTCTTGTTTTAAAAAACGGCTAAAAGCATTAAAAGGATCAGGTGGACAATTGCTTCCTTCTCCTGTTTGAGGATAAAAACTATATTGATATTTAATACCTGATTTTTCAATTTGTGATAAAGTATTTCCGTAATCATCTGTTTCAATGTGTGTTACTTCTTCTCTCGAAACTCCTGTGCTAAGGAGTTTATAACGTGTAACAATTTTTTTAGGATTTTGTAAATTGGCTGGTTGCTCTGGAAAAAGACGACCTGCAATTTCATTGTAAGTTATTTCCTTTATCGTTTGGGCATGCCCTCGTTGTAATATTTCTTCTTTTAATAAGTGAAATTTATTATAAATTGTCTTAATTGATTCATAAACAATTGTTTCATTATTTGGCTCTATTGTTTTTTCTTCTGTCCAATATTCATAATCTCCTACTTTTAAGTAAAGATTATCTTCATACGGAAGAAATCCCCCTCCTGAAAACGGATAGCCTAAAAAGTTTTGTCCTTGACTATAGCTATATATTTTTACTGTACTAGGTTGCCCAGCTGCTGGATTATTTTCCCATTGACTAACAAATGGAATATATGTATTATTATCAAAATTATGCCCATTTTCTCGATAAGTAATAAATTCTTGCCCTCCGAGAGGGTTTGTTATTCTTCTTATTGCAGTAAAACCACTCGTAGAAAATGTTTGGTATTCGTATTTATAGAAAGCACTTGGATTAGGTTGATTTATATTCGCATCATAAGGCACAGTCACTGATATCAGTAAATTATTTTGATAACTATAAGCAATAGTTGATTTTTTATTATTTTCAATCAGTGTATGCGATTTTTGTAATAAATTATTAGAATACTCGAAATTAAGCATATCTTTATTTGCTTGTACATTTGCAATTCTTTGTAATTGCTCATTTGGAGTATAATAAAACCTATATATTTCACCATTTTCAAAAATAATTTCATAGGTCTTATAATTTGATGAAGGATTTATCCTTTGCAATATTTCTATAATTCCATCTTTATAAATTATTTCAATCCTATCATTTGCAATTTTTTTAACTAAGATATCCTTTATTTTTTTATCTTTAAAACGAAAAGAATATCCTTCAGGTGGCATGGATTCAGAACGAAATGTACCACCACTTAACAGCTGAAGAGTTGAATTTGCTGTATTATATTCACTTTTACCTAAGCTCCAGCCCTTACCAAATCCTTCATTGTTTGTATTCATCATATTAAATATAAGAGAAATATCTCTTGTCGATTCTATAGAACTTGAAGATCGAATCGTTGCTAATTTAATAACAGCACTGTATTGACCAGTGCGTAAATCAACTGAACCATTTAAATAGGAACTAAAATTAAACGCATTGGAATAAATATTCGTTGTCATAATTTCTCCATATTTTTTTAGATGAAATAAAAATGTTTATTTCATCTAAAATATTTAATATAAAATTAGATTTAGCCATTTGAAATTGTT from Fluviispira vulneris carries:
- a CDS encoding ParB/RepB/Spo0J family partition protein; this translates as MSNIQSAINSKHEQIIQRLEKDKTSREQEKYQNIEQYFGKTALIPTEDIVIEENCRKTLDNNSHEFLQLAESIKSEGILQNLVVEVKRDPDLRLICVSGQRRLTIAKQIGLEKVPCLLKSHTNSSDSLIRSLDENILRKNLSPVDLAESYLNLLCFDYSVEQIAKKYEKDSRTVQYYINIARFPEEVKSIIRENPSFFSVRVLLNEFAKKKWENKSALLNAIRKKLEPQCVNEVRKNDYSVIEERVLKKMGIQVKFQKGKNENSGKFYLSFKDQKELEKILEILGIN
- a CDS encoding ParA family protein; the encoded protein is MSKKTNIICIANQKGGVAKTTTVVNLAAAFSSLGKSVLVIDSDYQGNATDILGINPSDAEKKNLAKAILKEIPCEDVFLKSPVSANIDVLAGTRELTDAVVQMTGQVHQHLLLKPILSDFVFEKYDIVIIDTHPTLDCLYMSAMTSAHYYLMPVFPDPESAKGLVDMVHSAEKIRKYLNPLLFNLGAIICRYDKSFATHPKFVEKIRELAKAANFPVCETLIPNSASIPAASVASQPVVTWKPNSIISNAYCALAGELLPSLKGKRMGRVPLPNMELVNKISDEVEASIEF
- a CDS encoding tyrosine-type recombinase/integrase, with translation MKLENILELFLKNLHTKGASPHTIKAYKLDLLDYLKHLKENECSEEAASLYSLVVDATSIEFKSYKEYLGQSSPATIQRKFITLRRFLSWCLKEGFRKNPVPEPPKLPSSQPLAPRWLKRNELNSLFRLVEKQGNKRNEAIVQLLFHTGLRVSELVSLTWEDIHIGRYEGLLTVKCGKGQKKRFVPLNATARKVLLELKDVSSQKEAKDFLFHGKRGPLNENGVLKLFYTLSSSLSMDTKNKITPHRLRHTFCKTLLDKKESIEKVSTLAGHSSLSTTQKYITPSIEDLKLSVDSLMD
- a CDS encoding type II toxin-antitoxin system RelE/ParE family toxin — its product is MLEIFGYELALPHAKNLGGGIYELRAKSKGAGYRIYYTFKNDKIIILLVAGDKSTQQRDIEKARNLKESL
- a CDS encoding beta-propeller fold lactonase family protein; the encoded protein is MIYKNLLYIGFLAVALHSCKEDYKGIKTQTPSNSNNSDPVKLELGLVETVQKQTYAYVTNAKNSKVTLCSINEAGNLENCSDDNHTFSRPGGIAIKNRKIYVSNYGSKKVTICSISEAGNLENCSDNNHVFSSPVDLAIHKGKIYVSNYESNKVTICSINEAGNLENCTDDNHTFSRPYGIAIKNRKIYVSNYGSKKVTICSINEAGNLENCTDDNHTFSSPNGIAIKNRKAYVSNYEGKISICSINKSGKLTKCTDTSHNFSYPEGIIINNGKAYVMNFGSEKVSICSINKSGELTECADASYEFGQPIDIAIAKAP
- a CDS encoding RHS repeat domain-containing protein, which encodes MTTNIYSNAFNFSSYLNGSVDLRTGQYSAVIKLATIRSSSSIESTRDISLIFNMMNTNNEGFGKGWSLGKSEYNTANSTLQLLSGGTFRSESMPPEGYSFRFKDKKIKDILVKKIANDRIEIIYKDGIIEILQRINPSSNYKTYEIIFENGEIYRFYYTPNEQLQRIANVQANKDMLNFEYSNNLLQKSHTLIENNKKSTIAYSYQNNLLISVTVPYDANINQPNPSAFYKYEYQTFSTSGFTAIRRITNPLGGQEFITYRENGHNFDNNTYIPFVSQWENNPAAGQPSTVKIYSYSQGQNFLGYPFSGGGFLPYEDNLYLKVGDYEYWTEEKTIEPNNETIVYESIKTIYNKFHLLKEEILQRGHAQTIKEITYNEIAGRLFPEQPANLQNPKKIVTRYKLLSTGVSREEVTHIETDDYGNTLSQIEKSGIKYQYSFYPQTGEGSNCPPDPFNAFSRFLKQEMIIPVNNDGPTKTTNHTYAKLAINGSKEYFVIRNKEIVNNIVTTEFIYNDMKSNLSLHGRLKTSILRMNNQISTTQFSYSFNGDNLTETRRVSVSDGTWSESTRHLSLMTNRLKSIQKADKTSTIVMEYDIHGRIISEVVSPGTAYEAKRFYSYQFASANEPAKLISTDALGKRTVTRYDGLGRPISLAELQNNNSDKIVKTLHYNRLDQLIEEVIIDNFNVRDVKLSTQYTYNSWGKLSHIRNPDGSAYISEENPLENTKTEGVLGGNRTETHFNKFGQIEKVTEIGTNNERIQTQVRTYDGLGRCKSDKDINGHTVYYTYDIFDRLIQAQTIPANNSAPARTIKSEFVEYTTSSLAKRVSVDNKVVGTRTYDGIGRLITENKGGGQTSRFEYSADSFLPTASLSPRGYWKNLNYNLELSALSRFEIENQSTNFEYHTISGNMTKAQNINSTRHIEYDDWQRPSKEIISLNGRNYESGYVYSPAGRLLRFESSLGDTENRVYDNYGRLEKISANNFNVFCYYDNLGRMNRVTVHEGHFQVETTLSFDNFGRESIRSLRRDGALLQTISLSYYPNGQISQRKIGDARGNTLCDEIFYYDAYRRLISYQCNGAEFPLDSHGRKIKKQDFTFDSLDNITSVKTQFMDNSENICTRTFSQENPTQLVQVSYSNPFSQHVLQYDASGNLLSDHKGHEFQYDGLERMISTSLAGNRLCEYRYDAQGRQISQIVVNQDPLHLHYFNNQLIGETQGSSKLRYLIDNNKILGRKIEQSGESSSEINILDDAGSVKKVISTNTVDNSLRLYTPYGECNNNKADSTEPLIKRHNIGFNGSRLDPITNLYHLGNGQRAYSPELMVFLSPDPLSPFGKGGLNSYSYCNGDPINNQDPSGLFWSMFKKVLGLAVSLVILGIAIAAAVPTGGASLSILAVVGAIGAGLGVVASTLDVAAEGISMVDKKYGSDNSNHIRNLNIAAFSFGVASAVLSVGSSARGVAKTALGRTKVYDLNRMAKVDLYRSGNLPVSFSMSYAKTVYTSVKLGIPHIGTIMRYGPLVNQIASTAYKIQSLTNRGLDLFADTSANTQHDSNSYASGSGEGYMSPTNGFSDIIERNLNFSDELEQQASNIRSSAANDLYATSI